In the genome of Caenorhabditis elegans chromosome IV, the window AACTTTGGTGGTCTAAAATGGACGATTGGATCGGGTTGAGAAGAAACGCGAGTTTTTTCACGttaggtttcaaaaaaaaaaatgttaacgtTTGCAGTGTGACAATACAGCTTGGGCATGGACCGATGGCACTCCGGTGGATTTCCTCTGGTGGCAACCGAATTATCCGATTTATGGCGGAATAGAGGACAGTTGTACTGCTGTGAGttatatttgcatttttcttgagagcagtttgaatattttgaagttttaagtTTGAATAGAGTAACAACAATCATTTAGAAAACCGCTTTGAACTGtgaacattttaaatgttttatgatTCATTCACTGtacaaatttacaaattttaagatCAAGAAACGTATTGCTAGTTCTTCGGAACAATATTGAAttaaacatgatttttttttaatatttaaaggGCTAGCAGTAGCCAAATTTGTactaaataaacaaatttaactAAATATTCGCTTATTTCAACTTTGTGAAATATGAAATCCAATGAACCTAGCTTTATCGCTCAGATGTGGGACTCTACGGTTCTCCGTGGAATGTATGATTTCTACCCAGGACAAATGGATGATGGAAGATCGTGCACGGGCAGTGTTGCATGGGCGCTGTGCAAATATGATCCAAATACTTGTAAGAATAATGTGATCTGAAAATCATTTGTCAGCTTGTTTTTCAGCAATTATTTCTCCAAAATGGGTTAAGGCAGATTGTACTACTACATCGACGACTACTACGTCCACAACAACAACCACAACTCCAACGGTATGTTAAAGCaataaaatagatttttcaacgAGTTATCGCAATTGACGGCGTATTATTTAGACCACCACTATGCCCACAACCACTACAACGGTAATGTCGTTTGACACAAGTTTAGGCAATCTAACAACTTTAATTTTAGACTCCAACGACCACGACCACTACGCCAACAACAACTACAACGGTAAGAATCATAGTGTCGAATCTAAAAAGGATTTTATCAACTCAATACTGTAATAGTGCGCCCAACTGCTACACCTTTTTGATTTCGGTTTTTAACGCCTCTTTAAATTGAGAAACTGgcttcattcaaattttttttattttttcactataAGTTATGGTAGAAAAAGTACATGTAGAACGGCTATAAGATTTGCTAGAAAGGGAcgatatatatatttttttagactCCAACAACCACAACAACCACACCAACAACTACAACGGTAAGAAGACAACTAGATTCACGTATTTCATGATCTCACTTACAGGAAACCACCACAACGCCAACAAcggttttgaataaaaatttaaaggaaacgtgatgacaaaaaatgtatgttttagGAAACTACCACCACTCCCACAACCACAACGCCGACAACTACGACAACGGtttgatagttttaaaaacGTGATAAAAACAGTCTTTATAATTTCAGACTCCGACAACAACTACGACGGTTTAGTTATTAttattaccgtatttcttctaatAGTATGGCTGGAATACCATTCATTTTTCGAAGGTCTTCGCGGTTGCAATACAGatagaaaatgcaattttaattgttttttgttcaaaattaatagttttcGTTTACAATagacaaaaaaagtgaacgCAAGattattagggagtgcaagtctaatagggaggccatactaatagaaaaatatggtatttcaataattcaaaatattttttactaattCTTCAGGAAACCACTACAACTCCGACAACCACTACTACGGTATGTATATAAACTGTTTAATTTGTATTTATGTCTATTAATCTATTAAAGGTGAAATACGGTCCGTGgggaaatgattgaaaaccATTCCGATGgtaatgaaaatatcaaatattatAGCAcgacttttcaaataattctgGAAATCTTTCGATTCTAGTCCAAAAGTGTcacaaactcaattttcacccgttttaactaaaaacaaaaatgtttataattttttaaaaagtcattgtgatatttggtcatcttttaaattttttcatttattttcccaCTTACCTTACTTCAcctaattttctatttaaacaCGCTTGTTCGTGGAATTGGAGTTTGCAAAGTTTCATAATTGAACCTGCTCAAAAaaggtaaaataaaaaattattcttcgAGTTCTTATATAATGCAAAATAGTTTGTACTCATTTAAAATAacgtttttgaacaaaaacagTGCTCAACTTTCAGGAAACCACTACAACTCCGACCACTACAACCACAACACCAACAACAACTACTACGGTACGTAATTGAACTTATAgacaattttgtttatttcataacgttttctggaaaaaactagCACCATCCAATaaggttcaaaattttcaagtaatgTTTGGTCAGAACTACTATAAACTGAAGTTAGTTTTCACTGATTTAAAGTTGTTACTTTCctgaaaacgttaaaaaaaacatttcatatACTTCTCGATGGTAGCAACAACAGGTTTACACAATTTACTTTCTTGTACCCATGCGTGCAAAATCTGTTTTAtcaaattctgagaaaaacatatgaagctttgaaaaacttaTGCCAGATACATTTTAAAGGAAACTACAACAACAACACCAACGACGACGACAACCGTATGCAACTTCATTATTTCTATAATAAATCTAAGattaattttgattaattttgtaaaaatttcagactccAACTACCACAACGACAACACCAACAACTACCACGacggtaaaaaaaaagttatgcaaAAATACCGttgtatattttcagactcCTACAACAACAACTACTACACCAACTACCACTACGACGGTTCGTCTATTACTTGAGTAGTTTTAAATTAGAGTTGGTCATTTTATTAGAATCGTTGTTCTTATAACGTACAATTCAGAGCTTACCAATGAGTGATAGTACTGAAAATCTTTGTTAATTATAAAACTCTCTAAAAAGCTACTCCACCTCAAATTATTCTTGTTTCAATACAATCTAAATAGTATATTAATGTTTATTACCAATTCCAGGCACCGACAACAACAACCACAACTCCAACGACTACCACTAcggtgtttttgaaaataaaaataattataatttttgataaacttcCAGACTCCTACAACAACTACTACCGTACcaacaactacaacaacagtaaatttttgaaaaatgttgcatGCAGAACTAAGTTACTAAATTGTACTAAATTGTAGAGACTACAACACTATTAAAAGCTGGGATTGAATTTTCACTCGACAGTGATACAATATTATAGTTTAACTTTCAGACTCCCACTACTACAACCACTACAACCACTAcaccaacaacaacaacaacggTGCGTgattataatttcaattttattatctATGTGAACATGTAACTGAATTTTTGGGGACATATTAAAAACTTtacttttagttttattttgatttcagaCACCGACAACTACAACCACTCCAGCAACGACTACTAGCGTAGGTTTTCTAAACATGTTGATAttcaaattcaacttttccaatgagttaaatattgaaaaaaaaacgcccataatgaaaaaaatcagcgaGCATCGATTTGTAAACTAGCACTACTCAGATTTGATTTTTGGGGTTTAGTTTCTAGTAAGAGGAACGCCggaatatgttttcaaaaactgagggAAGAGGCTCACCAAAATATCCCTGAAAACATCAAACAATCATGCTTTTCTCACTGataataattcatttttcaggaaacaaCTACAACGACGCCAACTACTACAACTGTGAGTTTCagttttcatttgatttttttgcttgaaactTCCATCCAAAATGcgttttcgaattattttgatttcaaaaattcagcaaaccACAACGAAGCCTACAACTACTACAACTACACCAACGGTAAGATTTACGAAACAATTCTAGTAAATATAGAAtgttactatttttcaaatgcccttcgaaaaattaattattcttTAACAACATCTTgattaaatattttacaaaactcATAGAGCAATTTTAAAACCTCTCTGATCATGAAACTTTTCACAAAGTAATGCAGGACTGCGAACAAGTAAATTAAAGACTATGAAAAGCCTGCGGTGATATAAGAGTTGATTTGGTACGAACCTTTGGTTTGAGACATAACATTTCCTGGATCCAActtttgcggttttttttctcaagaaatctctgataaaataattttagacaACGCCCACTACGACAACAACTCCAACAACCACAACTACAGTGAGAATTTTATGCGTTTGATGCTGTAGAAAATGcatcatttttaaatacctcaaaaattataaaaaattaaggtCACTACCGATAgcattttccatcaatttcacacttttaaattcaatttatttacaaCACATGAAATATGACCTTACCAGTATACTGTTTAATGCATTAGGGACTGTAACACTGTTAATGcgcaaaattttctgtaacaTTCAATATgtgtgtgaaaaattaaaaaatgtttaataccACCTATTCAGACagcaaaaactacaaagtCCACGACAAccactacaaaaactacaaaaaccaCATCTACCCCAACTACAACCACTACAACACCCAAAACTCCATTCGACACGTCAAAGTGTACTGTCATGTGCTCAACTGGTTGGGTGTATTATAATAATTTATGTTATGCGgtaccaatatttttttgaacattgcaAAACTAGCAAAGATTTTGTAGAAACTTCAAGGTCCTGGTAGACTCAATGATTTCAATAAAGAATGCATCAGTTATGGTGGAAAAATTGCTGAGATACCGGATGCTCAAGTAAATGATGTGTTGAGAAGTGAGTGGAACGGGTCATAAAACTAGatcattttaaaacttcaagacctaaaaacaattaattttaactGCACAGAATCATTCGGAACAAATATCAATGACGAAGAAGCGTGGGTAATTTCTAGTGGGTACAACAACGTGGCAAGTGGATATACTGCTGCTGCTGATTCATGTATTGctgtaagtttgaaaattactgtGTCTCATGGGAACAAAAGcatgaaaattaatataaaatcttCAACGACTTCCGCAACTTCCAGATGACtctatctcaaaaaatcagtggTTCAGTGGCGCAACGAGGAACTTGGAGACCTTATGCATGCTCACTTGCcaagaattttggaatttgtcaGAAAcctatttgaaattttttgtattgatCTATAAATTATTAATCTTACCTGTCAATTTGTATACAGTTCTACGCAATGATCGTGAACTTTACCGAATTTGAACTTGGAACCCAAGTTTGGCATTCAAACTGGTTTGAATAGTTTAAATCCGTTTAATACAAACTTTGTCTTCTGTTATGGGATTTATGATCAAATAAACACTTGTAAACCCAAATAAACACTTGTAAATAGAAaagtattttaataaattcaatCATGTTGACTAAATATTGTTCAATTCAATTTGTTCTCATAGCTACCAGTCTCCATGAAATCTTTGGTAAAGCAATTggtaaattgtttattttttaacaacattttttctttgcgTTTAACAATTATACTGACTATAATAAAATAATGTCGCGTGTATGCACATATtaaatgtaacttttttgtaattttttgtaacttgtaactttgaaaaatgtttttttttcacctatGCACACGCCTGTTTATTGTTCTCAGTGTAGCAGTCTACTGTTTAGACAAATCTTGAAGTTGTGGACTATTTAAAATGTGGAATTTTGTTTAgaatttaacattaaaaactttttcgcTTTGAATAATGCAAAACGCAAACTCCAAAACTCTGAACAAAGCTGGAAAGAAGCGGGATCGGGGGTGctgaaaaagtggtttttgaTTAGGTCGCTTCTGGTGGTAAAACAACTTAATCCAGCTGtatatgaaaatattggaaaaacaatgttttttccaAGATTCTGATACggactttaaaaaacttttttcaaaaaaaatgggggttataaaaaatctataacaaattttttcaattttagtaaaatttaTTCTCAGATGATTTGAATGCACGAAAGGAGATATTGCAAAACTttgcaaaagaaaatcaaatttcgatcAGAGGAGAAAATGATGAGCGTAAGTCTTTTCACTGCAAAATAAAAGCTGTATGTATTTGTGCTCACAAAATTCACTTGAGGATTTATGTTCAAATTTATGAATGCCAATTCCCTTCTGCCACCGGAAACTGCACTATCAGATGCACCATCTCCAGACCTTATTGTATTATCGGATGCAGTTGGCAACACAGCGTGTGTTTCCGGTTGGACGAGATACACAGTAACAGGGATGTGCTACATGGAGTCTACGAGTTCCATGAGTTGGTACGACGCTGAAGATTGGTGTTGGAATCAGAGGAGTGGAGCACATTTAGCATCGGTACATAGTCAAGCTGAAGCTCAGGGGATAAATTGTGAGTTCATTGCAACGAACTTGTCTCAATAAAGTGTTAAAGAAATCCACATTCAGCTCAATTCAAAGTGTGGTACCTACCATTGGATGATTGGATTGGCTTGAAACAGGAGGCAAgatcgtttttcttttattgtaacatttttaaagatttaaacTATAGTGTGAAATGAATGCTTATTATTGGACTGATGGTTCTCCTGTGGATTTTCAATGGTGGCAGCCAAGCTACCCGCAGGCTCAATATGCTGAACAAAGTTGCACAACTGTAAGTTCGATGAAACTActtataatataaaaaaaagattcagaTATGGAACACTGCACTGCTTCTATTGATATCCGGGTATACTCCTGGACAGTTTGATGATATGAAAGAGTGCTCAGAAGCAGCTGGATCATATGCACTTTGCAAATATGATCCAAATACATGCAAGTTTTTGTAGACATGTTTATAGAATTATATAACTTTCTACATTTTAAGCTATTATTGGAGAGAAATACGTACCAGTCGTAACAGTCTGTGCGGAAACTGAATCGATCGGCAACCGGTTTATGCCGagtccccaattttttttaaatcaaaggTTGCCACACGGCCGCAGCTTGCAGAGcctaaaatgagaaaactaaCTTGTATTGATTTAGTATGCTTTCAAATTTACGATTGTGAAATATGTTCAACTCTCAAAAACAATAGAAATGTTTTCCAGAGTCGGACTTCAACTACATCAAAAACTACAACAACAGTGCCAATTAGTACCTTTATCATCACTACACCTACAACTTTGCCCGTTACGGTTAgtagtaaaattttgaaaagtaattaaTACCTACTTCACAACCATTAATATTCAGAAAACGATCAAGACTACAACAGCTTCCGAAGCTATTACTTTTACCACTCAATTCGATGCTTCAAAATGTCCTGTTACATGTCCGACAAACTGGGTGTACTACAGTAATTTATGTTACGCGGCAAGCAAGCTTTCTAATGAATAgtcgttaaaaaatattatttcagaaaatacaaGGCCCTGGAAGACTGAGCGATTTCGCTGTAGAATGtgaaagttttggcgggaaactaGCCAGAATACAGGATGTCCAAACAAACGAAATGTTAacaagtaagtttttgaaagaaaaccaaattctccaaataattattattcGCTTTGTAGGATTCTTCAGCACTAACAACAACGATGACGGAGAAGCTTGGGTAGTTTCCTCTGGGTACAGTAATGTTGCAAATGGGTATGATTATGAATCAGACTCGTGTTTAGCCGTAAGTTGTGTTTAATATGATgaagtttaaaacaaattttataattgacCATCTgactagaaaaattttcagttgactTTGTCACCAGAAATTGACGGAGTAGTTGCTGACAGAGGAACCTGGAGGCCATATTTGTGTGATGTAGCCAAGGACTTTGCCATCTGCCAGAAATCAGCCGTAACATAATTCATTTCTTGATTTTGTACCGAACATAAACATATGaacttttaaatgttttgtccattttcttcttgccgatttttaaaacagacttcggaaattgccggagtttTTTACACATATCAGcgtatcattttcaaaaaaaaaacattttcacataaaatgtGACTGCACTCTAATAATAAGACGCGcaatattatattttgaaatatgttcagatgcaatactatttgaaaaattcggacCAAACGGACATATTTCATTACTCATAcacaaaaagtgccaaaattgtATCCATCTCttacaaaatttgagttaCTTTTTAAAGTCTGTAATAGGTTTCCTTACTTACACTGACATTTTTGGAATACCAAATATGAATGAAGGGACGCAAAACTATTAGGGTTCAAAACTAGCATAGGGTtcgatattattttttgggaGTTTTTGTGGTTGCAATATTattcattcaaattattcattcaaaaatcgaaagttattcattcaaaaataatttcaaaaataattcaaattattcattcaaaaataattattcattcaaaaatcactCTCAAACATGATACTTAACACATTATTTTCAAGAAGGAAGTACACAATTTGATCTCCAAATACATacattttgattattttcattcaacCTATATTCAAACTTCCTGTTTGCATTGGGGATTATCACAAAGGATCATTCATGaatgttcaaattatttgCAATATTAGAGGAGGTCTGTTTAATGTCTATTTAAGTGGTCATGGTTCACGGTTTTATGATAGGTTCACgttcaaaaacctaaaatgTCAGTTTTTGCCTTCTCTTTCTGTGCGGTCGTCATCATGCCAAATCTCCTTGCTATGTCTGATGGTAAatacaatatatttttactaGACTTATATTCAAGAGAGATTTTCAGAGGAAACGCGGGGACGACAAGCAATGGTAGCTAATTTTGTCAAAGATAACCAAAAAACAATCAGGAATGGAAAAGGAGATAGTAGGTTTTAGAATTGCATTTGTGTAATCATTTTACAGAGCATTAGCCGTTTTTTACTACTAGATTAGTTGGGATGCATAGCAAGtttaatagtttaaaaattaagctaGAACCATATGGGGTTACAGTACACCAATGGGTTTGTAAATTTAATGACGATAAAGCTCGGTCTGAAAATGTAGATTAACCCggcataaaaattgatatagGTTTCCTCGTAAGCAATTAATGCTCCACAATCAATCAAATCACCGTATTTCATGTTCAAACTCCAGGTCcttcaaacttgaaaattctacATAGAAATTTTGGTGTTATGTGTCCTTGtggagttttttgaataaaaaataatataaccTGCAAAAGTAGCCgaatcagaagaaaaaaagataatcaattttattttttatcgaagTTGATTGAgcttgtcattttttttcagaatggatGTCGAACTTTCTCAAAACTCAAAACCTAACATTTCATCGTTCGCTTTCTTCTCCGTCCGCTATGTCAGATTCATCATCACAAAATCTTGTTGTTTTGGCTGATGTTGGTACTGCTGCATGTGCTTCTGGTTGGACCAGATATGACCTTACTGGGATGTGTTACCAGCAGtcgaaaaaaacaatgaactGGTACCAAGGAGAGGATTATTGTTGGAATTTGAGACCAGGTGCCCATTCAGCTTCAGTGCATAGTCAGGAGGAAGCTAAATGGTTAAATTGTATGTCTTTAACCTTTGTATGCCACACACACATCAATCACAGATTTCCAAAAGATTATGTATTCACTGGAAAATATGTATTTCGCTGATCACAAATTTAAAGAGCataattcacttttttcaacatcAGTTTCAATCAACGAACGAATAATGTAGTGGGCtgcatatttttgaacatattaTTTGTCATCCTATCACATTccgtttctaatttttttaatttatcaatgcaccaatttaaaaataaatacattttcagcatTATATCGAGACAAGAAAAATGGTGGACAAATGGATTCATGGATTGGACTAAGAAGAGATGTTAGttccatttaattttttaatggcaacaaaaaaatttaagtgcGATAATGTCACCTACATCTGGACAGATGGATCTCCAACTGATTGCCTTTGGTGGCAACCAGACTATCCAAAATCTGAGTTTGCAGAATTCAGCTGTGTCActgtaaataatttaaacattgATGAGATGAACATTAAAAGGTTTCAGATTTGGGAAACTGATTGGCTATACGACAATCCAGCATACATCCCTGGTCAGTATGATGATATGAAAGAGTGTAGTGATGATGGATCAAATGTAATTTGCAAATATGACCCGAACACTTGTAAATGTTCAGCAGCGTTTTATGTCAGTAAAGGTCTTACTTTCAGTGAATATTGGTGCAAAATAtgagtggaaaaaatgtgggTTAGTGCCCGAAACTACAAAACCTACAACAACGACACCTACCACGACAACCACTACTACTATTCCTTCAACAACATCATCAACCACATCAACGAGTACCACCACTAGTGTAGTTACAACAACTACTGTCACATCAACCACTGAACCTACAACTTCTACTTCAGTATctattaaaattcagaaataactTAATGCTCGATTACTTTTCAGACTCCTACAACAACGACTACTATGCAAACaacagtaagttttttaaacgaatttttgaaaggaaggtcccaataaattttcaaacatttttttgtcggTTCAAAGCCGATAGGTGACAGAATATGACCGAAATTGATCACCACCTGCCGACTTTAAATTATCTTAAACTGCGAAATATTGAGATAATTTACCGAAATATGCAAGAAAGGTTGATAAGCAGATATAATGTTATTTCCAGCAGCTGTGACAcggataaaaaaatttaagatttaagATAACATtagcataattttttcaaaattttgaaggtataaaaatattgataaattttttgaggacgttcactacaaaattttacaaaacattttgagtgCATAAGTTAAAAATCTTTCAGACCGTTAGTTCTCCTTTATTTCGACAAAATGAAATAGTCATGTATgtctcaaataaaatttaaaataaccaAACGAAACTTGTTTGTTGGtcactgttttcaaaaaaaaacttgaatgcaatgattttttgagaattttcttaCATGAGTCTGAGAAAAGCAGAGAGGAAATTAGCTTGCAAGTACTTCATACTTCAATTTCTAGACACCTTCTACTACTTCCACTCCGACAACAACGTCAACAACCACTACTACATCCGCTAGCGTAAGTTTTGGCTAgacaaattccaatttttttttgttttacttttttgttgcaaatctatcaaaaaatatctgcTTCAGACAACCACtatttcaacaacaaaacCTCCCACAACACAAATTGATATCGAAAAATGCACAAGTAACTGCCCCGTTGGCTGGATTTATTTTGGCGGTCTTTGCTACTcggtgaaaaaaaagtttaattttaaatattaatttcttttAGAAAATCCAAGGTCCCGGAAGATTTGTTGATTTTAATTCTGAGTGTACCAGACTGGGCGGAAAACTTGGTGAAGTTTCTGGAGCAGATGGAAATGAAGCTTTAAGACGTATGATTATAATTAGCTCAGTATTGTGAAAGTTAACATATTTCCAGTAGCTCTCACCAGTAACAATGGCAATAAAATACTTGACGAAGCGTGGATACAGCACATAGGAAGCTACAATAACGTCGCATCAGGTTATGTAGGAACCGCAGGCTCTTGTTATAcggtattgaaaaattcacaaactaactaaaattattttttcactgcagatgattttatccaaaaataaTGGCGGCTCATTTGCAAAAAGTGGGACGTGGAGACCATATGACTGCACCACGACGGTCAAGGAGTTTTGAATCTGCCAAAAAGCATcattttctaatgttttccATTCATTCCACTAATCAAGCAGGTACCATATTACTACAAACTTGAACAAttcaatatattaaaaattgaaaatactgaGTCCAATTAAgaaataataacaaaaattccacaatctcaaatttctcaaagacgaaataactttaaaaaattaagacggaaatttttaagtttctttTAGTATAATACATTTGGAATAATCACTTTATTATCACATTTCAAGTAAACCCGTTATCATCGTTTTTTGTCTTTGAATATGTTAATGTTATCCTTCCAGCATATGCTCAAACCATCCTAATCCGAAAATGAGCGCAAAGC includes:
- the clec-199 gene encoding C-type lectin domain-containing protein (Partially confirmed by transcript evidence); this encodes MNRFFCLTVLFSYLYRFTFSANDNAKIDNLVARQYLFSNFVANNREALKKSDGSDERWLFKFMNENSIIPPTSNSKSGSLADSGQAGLVLADAIGTAKCASGWTRWTGNGCCYKEMASPMLSWYASEDWCYSQKAGAHLASVHSRAEAEWLNYQYKLWWSKMDDWIGLRRNCDNTAWAWTDGTPVDFLWWQPNYPIYGGIEDSCTAMWDSTVLRGMYDFYPGQMDDGRSCTGSVAWALCKYDPNTSIISPKWVKADCTTTSTTTTSTTTTTTPTTTTMPTTTTTTPTTTTTTPTTTTTTPTTTTTTPTTTTETTTTPTTETTTTPTTTTPTTTTTTPTTTTTETTTTPTTTTTETTTTPTTTTTTPTTTTTETTTTTPTTTTTTPTTTTTTPTTTTTTPTTTTTTPTTTTTAPTTTTTTPTTTTTTPTTTTTVPTTTTTTPTTTTTTTTTPTTTTTTPTTTTTPATTTSETTTTTPTTTTQTTTKPTTTTTTPTTTPTTTTTPTTTTTTAKTTKSTTTTTKTTKTTSTPTTTTTTPKTPFDTSKCTVMCSTGWVYYNNLCYAKLQGPGRLNDFNKECISYGGKIAEIPDAQVNDVLRKSFGTNINDEEAWVISSGYNNVASGYTAAADSCIAMTLSQKISGSVAQRGTWRPYACSLAKNFGICQKPI
- the clec-199 gene encoding C-type lectin domain-containing protein (Partially confirmed by transcript evidence) → MNRFFCLTVLFSYLYRFTFSANDNAKIDNLVARQYLFSNFVANNREALKKSDGSDERWLFKFMNENSIIPPTSNSKSGSLADSGQAGLVLADAIGTAKCASGWTRWTGNGCCYKEMASPMLSWYASEDWCYSQKAGAHLASVHSRAEAEWLNYQYKLWWSKMDDWIGLRRNCDNTAWAWTDGTPVDFLWWQPNYPIYGGIEDSCTAMWDSTVLRGMYDFYPGQMDDGRSCTGSVAWALCKYDPNTSIISPKWVKADCTTTSTTTTSTTTTTTPTTPTTTTTTPTTTTTTPTTTTTTPTTTTETTTTPTTETTTTPTTTTPTTTTTTPTTTTTETTTTPTTTTTETTTTPTTTTTTPTTTTTETTTTTPTTTTTTPTTTTTTPTTTTTTPTTTTTTPTTTTTAPTTTTTTPTTTTTTPTTTTTVPTTTTTTPTTTTTTTTTPTTTTTTPTTTTTPATTTSETTTTTPTTTTQTTTKPTTTTTTPTTAKTTKSTTTTTKTTKTTSTPTTTTTTPKTPFDTSKCTVMCSTGWVYYNNLCYAKLQGPGRLNDFNKECISYGGKIAEIPDAQVNDVLRKSFGTNINDEEAWVISSGYNNVASGYTAAADSCIAMTLSQKISGSVAQRGTWRPYACSLAKNFGICQKPI
- the clec-199 gene encoding C-type lectin domain-containing protein (Confirmed by transcript evidence) produces the protein MNRFFCLTVLFSYLYRFTFSANDNAKIDNLVARQYLFSNFVANNREALKKSDGSDERWLFKFMNENSIIPPTSNSKSGSLADSGQAGLVLADAIGTAKCASGWTRWTGNGCCYKEMASPMLSWYASEDWCYSQKAGAHLASVHSRAEAEWLNYQYKLWWSKMDDWIGLRRNCDNTAWAWTDGTPVDFLWWQPNYPIYGGIEDSCTAMWDSTVLRGMYDFYPGQMDDGRSCTGSVAWALCKYDPNTSIISPKWVKADCTTTSTTTTSTTTTTTPTTPTTTTTTPTTTTTETTTTPTTETTTTPTTTTPTTTTTTPTTTTTETTTTPTTTTTTPTTTTTETTTTTPTTTTTTPTTTTTTPTTTTTTPTTTTTTPTTTTTAPTTTTTTPTTTTTTPTTTTTVPTTTTTTPTTTTTTTTTPTTTTTTPTTTTTPATTTSETTTTTPTTTTQTTTKPTTTTTTPTTTPTTTTTPTTTTTTAKTTKSTTTTTKTTKTTSTPTTTTTTPKTPFDTSKCTVMCSTGWVYYNNLCYAKLQGPGRLNDFNKECISYGGKIAEIPDAQVNDVLRKSFGTNINDEEAWVISSGYNNVASGYTAAADSCIAMTLSQKISGSVAQRGTWRPYACSLAKNFGICQKPI
- the clec-199 gene encoding C-type lectin domain-containing protein (Partially confirmed by transcript evidence), encoding MNRFFCLTVLFSYLYRFTFSANDNAKIDNLVARQYLFSNFVANNREALKKSDGSDERWLFKFMNENSIIPPTSNSKSGSLADSGQAGLVLADAIGTAKCASGWTRWTGNGCCYKEMASPMLSWYASEDWCYSQKAGAHLASVHSRAEAEWLNYQYKLWWSKMDDWIGLRRNCDNTAWAWTDGTPVDFLWWQPNYPIYGGIEDSCTAMWDSTVLRGMYDFYPGQMDDGRSCTGSVAWALCKYDPNTSIISPKWVKADCTTTSTTTTSTTTTTTPTTTTMPTTTTTTPTTTTTTPTTTTTETTTTPTTETTTTPTTTTPTTTTTTPTTTTTETTTTPTTTTTTPTTTTTETTTTTPTTTTTTPTTTTTTPTTTTTTPTTTTTTPTTTTTAPTTTTTTPTTTTTTPTTTTTVPTTTTTTPTTTTTTTTTPTTTTTTPTTTTTPATTTSETTTTTPTTTTQTTTKPTTTTTTPTTAKTTKSTTTTTKTTKTTSTPTTTTTTPKTPFDTSKCTVMCSTGWVYYNNLCYAKLQGPGRLNDFNKECISYGGKIAEIPDAQVNDVLRKSFGTNINDEEAWVISSGYNNVASGYTAAADSCIAMTLSQKISGSVAQRGTWRPYACSLAKNFGICQKPI
- the clec-199 gene encoding C-type lectin domain-containing protein (Partially confirmed by transcript evidence), translating into MNRFFCLTVLFSYLYRFTFSANDNAKIDNLVARQYLFSNFVANNREALKKSDGSDERWLFKFMNENSIIPPTSNSKSGSLADSGQAGLVLADAIGTAKCASGWTRWTGNGCCYKEMASPMLSWYASEDWCYSQKAGAHLASVHSRAEAEWLNYQYKLWWSKMDDWIGLRRNCDNTAWAWTDGTPVDFLWWQPNYPIYGGIEDSCTAMWDSTVLRGMYDFYPGQMDDGRSCTGSVAWALCKYDPNTSIISPKWVKADCTTTSTTTTSTTTTTTPTTTTMPTTTTTTPTTTTTTPTTTTTETTTTPTTETTTTPTTTTPTTTTTTPTTTTTETTTTPTTTTTTPTTTTTETTTTTPTTTTTTPTTTTTTPTTTTTTPTTTTTTPTTTTTAPTTTTTTPTTTTTTPTTTTTVPTTTTTTPTTTTTTTTTPTTTTTTPTTTTTPATTTSETTTTTPTTTTQTTTKPTTTTTTPTTTPTTTTTPTTTTTTAKTTKSTTTTTKTTKTTSTPTTTTTTPKTPFDTSKCTVMCSTGWVYYNNLCYAKLQGPGRLNDFNKECISYGGKIAEIPDAQVNDVLRKSFGTNINDEEAWVISSGYNNVASGYTAAADSCIAMTLSQKISGSVAQRGTWRPYACSLAKNFGICQKPI